Proteins from a genomic interval of Rhipicephalus microplus isolate Deutch F79 chromosome 6, USDA_Rmic, whole genome shotgun sequence:
- the LOC119177033 gene encoding putative nuclease HARBI1, with product MSGHTLSAILLTCLHFAASCRAVMAAAKRAWCSGSNDFNVVAADSGSERPPCLPSDSRMAEAAKRRRLAEVFDELDDVSSDSCWSSTSESSSSSSDDDDEVYAAAFQQLFSLPERRPKVEAYVTKTVASYSDEEFKRNFRVTRPVVDFLAAEFAKSPHCPQNSDHGGLPAKSAEEHILSFLWYAANKACIRDVAGRFEVAESTHHRMMGRVTAFLLDIAPNVIKFPSDLQKLAVDFEKLSGFPDTIGCVDGSYMPIRCPARKVRSVYINRHHYLSLTLQGVCDNKKRFLDASTGYPSKIHDARIFRRSRISSVLPQLCSSKYHIVGDAAYPFREYLMTPIRDYGNLDSIKKTFNARLSGTRVLIENTFGDLKNRFRQLHRLDMWTVDNMSKFIISCCVLHNLCIDCGDLPENLSRDLSLTSQTTNVDSSSSAVQVSSSSVAQQDSLLRGLASIKRDHLMIKMGLQNQQP from the exons ATGTCCGGACATACCCTCTCAGCAATCCTCCTCACTTGTTTACATTTTGCGGCGTCGTGTCGGGCGGTTATGGCGGCAGCGAAGCGTGCGTGGTGCTCGGGCTCGAACGATTTTAACGTCGTAGCGGCAGATTCTGGCAGTGAACGTCCACCTTGCCTGCCTTCAGATTCACGGATGGCGGAGGCagcaaaacgtcgtcgtcttgccGAAGTATTTGACGAGCTAGACGATGTCAGCAGCGATAGCTGCTGGAGCTCTACGTCCGAGTCGAGTTCAAGCAGcagcgacgatgacgacgaagtgTATGCAGCAGCGTTTCAGCAGCTCTTTTCTCTGCCAGAGCGAAGGCCGAAAGTGGAAGCATATGTTACAAAGACGGTGGCTAGCTACTCCGACGAGGAG TTCAAAAGAAATTTCCGCGTCACGCGGCCGGTCGTGGACTTCTTggcagcagaattcgccaagtcaCCGCACTGCCCTCAGAACAGTGATCATGGTGGCCTGCCTGCCAAGTCGGCTGAAGAACACATTCTCTCCTTTCTTTG GTATGCAGCCAACAAAGCATGCATTAGAGATGTCGCTGGCCGCTTTGAAGTCGCAGAAAGCACTCACCACAGAATGATGGGCCGAGTAACTGCATTCCTGCTCGACATAGCACCGAATGTAATCAAGTTCCCCAGTGACCTGCAGAAGCTTGCTGTGGATTTTGAGAAG cTGTCGGGATTCCCAGACACAATTGGGTGTGTTGACGGAAGCTACATGCCTATCAGGTGCCCAGCCAGGAAAGTGCGATCTGTTTATATAAACCGGCACCATTACCTATCCTTGACACTTCAAGGTGTTTGTGACAACAAGAAGAGGTTTCTTGATGCCAGCACTGGCTACCCAAGCAAAATTCATGACGCACGCATTTTCCGTCGGTCCAGGATTTCAAGTGTTTTGCCACAACTGTGCTCTAGCAAGTACCATATAGTGGGGGATGCTGCATATCCTTTCCGGGAGTACCTGATGACACCAATTCGAGACTATGGGAATCTTGACAGCATCAAAAAAACCTTCAATGCAAGACTCTCCGGGACAAGGGTGCTTATTGAAAATACTTTTGGCGATTTAAAAAATCGTTTCAGACAACTGCACAGGTTGGATATGTGGACAGTGGATAACATGTCCAAGTTTATCATTTCATGCTGTGTGCTTCACAACCTCTGCATTGATTGTGGAGATTTGCCAGAGAACCTGTCACGAGACCTGTCACTTACCTCACAAACAACAAATGTAGACTCAAGCTCTTCTGCAGTTCAAGTAAGCAGCAGTAGTGTAGCCCAACAGGATAGCCTATTACGTGGCTTGGCTAGCATCAAGAGAGATCACTTGATGATAAAAATGGGGTTGCAGAACCAGCAGCCAtga
- the LOC119163621 gene encoding uncharacterized protein LOC119163621: MMDSEAQRILLSLIQHQAPSSTEDAVLRTNMAGDVPRRGSEEMRMELRLPCVETGGDGTDTLHLPAPTASRSADGETGAQSKPSGSRRGGGAAEWTEGQTRLLLEYYLKYFPQIGPFKKFKNRKQAFKQISMDIEAVLGIAKTPEQCENRYKTVIRRRKASSDHNKRSGASPTPVPFDDEVKKIESIDDSIEPEVERDASGATFKASPESPAVLSPANTTEENKTQSSNPDTKPRVGTARLAHMQLFFTEMRALQEEKEAQKAARRQEKENRRAERQAERQVLREERRKMHEEKMEILRQAFGLPK; the protein is encoded by the exons ATGATGGACTCGGAAGCTCAGCGCATCCTACTGTCTTTAATTCAACACCAGGCACCATCTAGTACGGAAG ATGCAGTTCTGCGTACAAATATGGCTGGCGATGTGCCAAGGCGAGGGAGCGAAGAAATGCGCATGGAGCTCAGATTGCCATGCGTTGAAACAGGAGGTG ATGGCACAGATACTCTGCACCTGCCAGCTCCCACTGCATCAAGATCAGCTGACGGGGAGACTGGTGCTCAAAGCAAGCCATCAGGCTCCAGGAGAGGAGGTGGAG CTGCTGAATGGACAGAGGGGCAAACAAGGCTGCTCCTAGAGTACTACCTCAAATATTTCCCTCAGATTGGCCCATTTAAAAAATTCAAAAACAGGAAGCAAGCCTTTAAACAAATATCGATGGACATCGAGGCTGTGCTTGGCATAGCCAAAACCCCAGAACAGTGTGAAAATAGGTACAAAACAGTAATTAGGCGTCGGAAGGCGTCTTCCGACCATAACAAAAGGTCTGGTGCTTCACCCACCCCTGTGCCTTTTGACGACgaggtgaaaaaaattgaaagcattGATGACAGCATTGAACCGGAGGTAGAGCGAGACGCCTCAGGGGCTACATTCAAAGCCTCGCCCGAATCTCCGGCCGTGTTGTcacctgccaacaccactgaGGAAAATAAGACGCAGTCCTCAAATCCCGACACGAAGCCACGGGTAGGAACTGCACGCCTGGCACACATGCAGTTGTTTTTTACTGAAATGAGGGCACTGCAAGAAGAAAAGGAGGCTCAAAAGGCGGCCAGacgtcaagaaaaagaaaatcgaaGAGCTGAAAGGCAGGCCGAGCGACAGGTGCTTCGTGAAGAGCGGCGCAAAATGcatgaagaaaaaatggagatTCTCCGTCAGGCCTTTGGACTTCCAAAATAA